A single window of Vigna unguiculata cultivar IT97K-499-35 chromosome 1, ASM411807v1, whole genome shotgun sequence DNA harbors:
- the LOC114187977 gene encoding uncharacterized protein LOC114187977 — translation MSSKSEASKSSVDRSSDNVEHALGEDAAIPDGSHHEDLSKPKEKLKRKKKHKKSSLSRSIYSKEKKKAKLSELSEYEAAKPESSSFTSVDEPNEPTELDESEVGNKRGTVEENKISELMLLRYTNSEETIRKISTECLINPLLQIQPHATEMLRTELAACAGKDPNKTRKREKLPIRGGKKLSSMNKQKEPFESSGLAPPNQTKKGKEKKFTSKNTQKEPSESSGLASPNQTRKGKEPVTSMNTQKEPFEAPPNQTTKGKEKVTSMNTQKEPFESSGLASPDQTAKGKEKVTWMNTVLDSSESAAPTQSTKGKEKVLMNTTPKCSGSLNNLFDFETIMRSKLAAAVNAASPWKDVNVQCSSPMDRATQEKNIFNSSSNLENGLAQYSASNYGNTGSRTSRTRPGFLNYKDVDDDWSEMELEALLSFVKKYGLGNWHVKFVDPDLQIIRNKTARELSEKWEKVASKMLPYIPSSYMVPVTADRSTLHASHGNGFHSTVNLPTVQPPRAKVPIHRPSARIGIPPIQLLEGNQALNWGRIKPSSNGTFGPYFQGSSTGAFHSLPPLNSARPRELNTNFNTMNAQLMAQFHNERSNLLAQNFRPTSVQTPQIPPLSLGETTVSSPANVGTEARPQLLLGGQILYPNNLRLNENAGYHHDNDNRK, via the exons ATGTCTTCAAAATCAGAAGCTAGTAAGAGCAGTGTTGATCGCAGTTCAGACAATGTAGAGCATGCTCTAGGGGAGGATGCA GCTATTCCTGATGGATCACACCATGAAGATCTTTCAAAGCcaaaagagaaattgaagagaaaaaagaagcaTAAAAAATCCTCCTTGAGTCGTTCCAtatattcaaaagaaaaaaagaaagcaaaattGTCTGAATTGTCTGAATATGAAGCTGCTAAGCCAGAGTCCTCGAGTTTCACCTCAGTTGACGAG CCCAATGAACCAACTGAATTAGATGAAAGTGAAGTTGGAAATAAAAGAGGAACTGTCGAAGAAAATAAGATTTCGGAACTTATGCTGCTTAG GTATACCAACTCAGAGGAGACAATAAGAAAGATATCCACTGAATGTCTTATAAACCCTTTGTTACAAATTCAACCGCATGCAACTGAAATGCTTCGAACAGAATTAGCAGCGTGTGCTGGAAAAGACCCCAACAAAACAAGGAAACG TGAGAAGCTTCCTATAAGAGGGGGGAAAAAATTGTCTTCGATGAACAAACAGAAGGAGCCCTTTGAAAGTTCAGGTTTAGCTCCACCGAATCAAACtaagaaagggaaagaaaaaaaatttacttcGAAGAACACACAGAAGGAGCCCTCTGAAAGTTCAGGTTTAGCTTCACCGAATCAAACTAGAAAAGGGAAAGAACCAGTTACTTCGATGAACACACAGAAGGAGCCCTTTGAAGCTCCACCGAATCAAACTacaaaagggaaagaaaaagtTACTTCGATGAACACACAGAAGGAGCCCTTTGAAAGTTCAGGTTTAGCTTCACCGGATCAAACtgcaaaaggaaaagaaaaagttacTTGGATGAACACAGTCCTTGACAGTTCAGAATCAGCTGCACCTACGCAAAGTACAAAAGGGAAAGAGAAGGTACTgatgaacacaacccctaaaTGTTCAGGATCATTGAATAATCTCTTCGACTTTGAGACAATTATGCGCAGTAAACTTGCTGCTGCGGTGAATGCTGCTTCACCTTGGAAAG ATGTAAATGTTCAATGTTCATCTCCAATGGATCGTGCTACTCaggaaaaaaacattttcaactCTTCATCCAATTTAGAG AATGGTTTAGCTCAATATTCTGCATCAAATTATGGAAATACTGGCTCTAGAACCTCAAGGACACGTCCAGGGTTTCTAAATTACAAAGACGTTGATGATGATTGGTCTGAGATGGAACTTGAGGCTTTGTTGAGTTTTGTTAAAAAGTATGGTCTAGGTAACTGGCATGTCAAATTTGTAGATCCAGATTTGCAAATTATAAGGAACAAAACTGCAAGAGAATTATCTGAGAAGTGGGAAAAGGTGGCTTCTAAAATGTTACCATATATACCAAGCAGTTACATGGTTCCAGTGACAGCTGACAGATCAACACTTCATGCATCACATGGAAATGGATTTCACTCAACCGTGAATCTCCCCACAGTTCAGCCTCCAAGGGCAAAAGTTCCAATTCATAGGCCTAGCGCTAGAATTGGCATTCCTCCCATTCAACTTCTTGAGGGTAATCAAGCTCTCAACTGGGGAAGGATCAAGCCATCCTCAAATGGTACCTTTGGTCCTTACTTTCAAGGGTCTTCAACGGGAGCTTTTCATTCACTTCCCCCCTTGAATAGTGCTCGTCCAAGGGAACTGAATACCAACTTCAACACAATGAATGCACAACTTATGGCTCAATTTCACAATGAGAGGTCTAATCTGTTAGCTCAAAACTTTAGGCCTACCAGTGTTCAGACACCACAGATTCCACCGTTATCTCTCGGTGAAACAACAGTTTCTTCTCCAGCCAATGTTGGAACTGAAGCTCGGCCTCAGTTGCTGTTGGGTGGTCAAATCCTTTATCCGAACAACTTGAGGCTGAACGAAAATGCTGGTTATCATCATGACAATGACAATAGAAAATGA